A region from the Medicago truncatula cultivar Jemalong A17 chromosome 6, MtrunA17r5.0-ANR, whole genome shotgun sequence genome encodes:
- the LOC11414917 gene encoding pectinesterase 31 yields MAPFVLTVSQNGTGNYRTVQEAIDAVPLRNTRRTIIRISPGIYRQPLYVAKTKNFITFVGLCPEDTVLTWNNTANKIDHHQGSKVIGNGTFGCGSTIVEGEDFIAENITFENFSPEGSGQAVAVRVSGDRCAFYNCRFLGWQDTLYLHSGKQYLRDCYIEGSVDFIFGNSTALLEHCHIHCKSAGFITAQSRKSPHEKTGYVFLRCAITGNGGSSYAYLGRPWGPFGRVVFAFTYMDNCIKPAGWNNWGKVENEKSACFYEHRCFGPGFCPSKRVKWARVLKDKEAEEFLMHSFIDPEPQKPWLAQRMALRIPYSA; encoded by the exons ATGGCACCTTTTGTATTGACAGTGTCACAAAATGGAACAGGAAACTACAGAACTGTACAAGAAGCTATTGATGCAGTGCCGCTCAGAAACACACGCCGGACGATCATAAGGATATCGCCGGGAATCTACCGGCAACCACTTTATGTGGCAAAGACTAAGAATTTCATCACTTTCGTTGGTTTGTGTCCTGAAGATACCGTTCTCACATGGAATAACACTGCCAATAAAATTGATCACCACCAA GGTTCAAAGGTGATAGGGAATGGGACTTTTGGTTGTGGAAGCACCATTGTGGAAGGGGAAGATTTTATTGCTGAGAATATTacttttgagaatttttctCCTGAG GGTTCAGGGCAAGCAGTGGCAGTTAGAGTATCAGGAGATAGATGTGCATTTTACAATTGCAGGTTCCTTGGGTGGCAG GACACACTTTATTTACATTCTGGCAAACAATATTTGAGAGATTGTTATATTGAAGGAAGTGTGGACTTCATTTTTGGTAATAGCACTGCCCTCTTGGAGCATTGTCATATCCACTGCAAGTCTGCAGGGTTCATAACTGCACAGAGCAGAAAATCTCCACATGAAAAGACTGGTTATGTATTTTTGAG ATGTGCTATCACAGGCAATGGAGGAAGTTCATATGCATATCTTGGAAGGCCATGGGGACCTTTTGGAAGAGTGGTCTTTGCATTTACTTACATGGATAATTGTATAAAGCCTGCAGGTTGGAATAATTGGGGAAAAGTTGAGAATGAAAAAAGTGCTTGCTTCTATGAACACAG GTGTTTTGGACCGGGTTTTTGTCCCTCAAAACGAGTGAAATGGGCTAGAGTATTGAAGGATAAAGAAGCTGAGGAGTTTCTCATGCATAGTTTCATTGATCCAGAACCACAAAAACCTTGGCTTGCTCAAAGAATGGCCTTAAGGATTCCATATTCTGCTTAG
- the LOC11407683 gene encoding G-type lectin S-receptor-like serine/threonine-protein kinase At4g27290 isoform X1, with translation MKMLLFIWFLIFSYTIRASTSLDTLAVGESIQDGKTLVSSNGIIEVGFFSPQNSTRRLRYLGIWYRNVSPLTVVWVANKEKPLQHSSGVLTLNEKGILMLLNDVNSTIWSSNASSIAWNSTTPIAQLLDTGNLVVKNRHETEKDVFLWQSFDYPGDTLMPGMKLGWDLETGLERFITSWKSVDDPAKGEFTTRVDLRGYPQVIMFNGSDIIFRSGPWNGHSLAGSPGPNSVLSQFFVFNEKQVYYEYQLLDRSIFSVLKLMPYGPQNLFWTSQSSIRQVLSTSLDECQIYAFCGANSVCTIDGNNHSNCECMKGYAPKFPEEWNLAFWSNGCIQKKNSSYIDGFLKYTLMKVPDTSSSWFSKTLNLEECRKWCLRNSSCVAYANIDIRNGGSGCLIWFNNLIDVRKFSQWGQDLYVRIPPSELDQLAEDGHRTNKNKIVGITLGVIIFGLITFLSIWIMKNPGVARKVCSKIFNTKQRKEDLDLTTFDLSVLVKATENFSSNNKLGEGGFGPVYKGTMIDGQEIAVKRLSKKSGQGLQEFKNEAALIAKLQHRNLVKLLGCCIEGGETMLIYEYMPNKSLDYFVFDEIKRKSLDWIKRFDIINGIARGLLYLHRDSRLRIVHRDLKASNILLDANLDPKISDFGLARTFFGEQVEENTNRVAGTYGYMPPEYARSGHFSTKSDVFSYGVIVLEIVSGKKNRDFSDSEYSNYLLGYAWRLWTEERALELLDESLGQQCTPSEVVRCIQIALLCVQQRPEDRPEISSVVLMLINGEKLLPKPKVPGFYTEKDVTPELDSSLANHELFSTNELSITEIVARFTL, from the exons ATgaaaatgttattatttatttggttcTTAATATTTTCCTATACTATAAGAGCTTCCACTTCACTAGACACTTTAGCAGTGGGTGAATCTATCCAAGATGGTAAGACTTTAGTTTCATCAAATGGAATTATTGAAGTGGGTTTCTTTAGCCCTCAAAATTCAACAAGAAGATTAAGATACTTAGGTATATGGTATAGGAATGTGTCCCCTTTAACAGTTGTATGGGTAGCCAACAAAGAAAAACCTCTACAACATAGCTCAGGAGTTTTGACACTCAATGAAAAGGGAATTCTAATGCTTCTCAATGATGTAAATAGCACTATTTGGTCTTCTAATGCATCAAGCATAGCATGGAATAGTACTACTCCAATTGCTCAGCTCTTGGATACTGGAAATCTTGTAGTGAAAAATAGACATGAAACTGAGAAAGATGTGTTTTTGTGGCAGAGTTTTGATTATCCCGGTGATACGTTGATGCCAG GAATGAAGCTTGGATGGGACTTAGAAACTGGTCTAGAAAGATTTATAACATCTTGGAAAAGTGTTGATGATCCTGCTAAGGGAGAATTTACTACAAGAGTTGATCTTAGAGGATATCCACAAGTAATTATGTTCAATGGATCTGATATAATATTTAGATCAGGGCCATGGAATGGTCATTCTTTGGCTGGATCACCAGGTCCAAATTCTGTATTGTCACAATTTTTTGTGTTCAATGAAAAACAAGTGTACTATGAATACCAACTTCTTGACAGATCAATATTCAGTGTACTTAAATTAATGCCTTATGGACCTCAGAATTTGTTTTGGACAAGTCAATCAAGCATAAGACAAGTTTTGTCAACAAGCTTAGATGAATGTCAAATATATGCATTTTGTGGTGCAAATTCTGTATGTACTATTGATGGTAATAACCATTCAAATTGTGAATGCATGAAAGGATATGCTCCTAAGTTTCCTGAAGAATGGAATCTAGCATTTTGGTCGAATGGTTGTATACAAAAGAAGAATTCAAGTTACATAGATGGTTTCTTGAAATACACACTCATGAAAGTGCCAGACACGTCTTCGTCATGGTTTAGTAAGACGTTGAATCTTGAGGAATGCCGGAAGTGGTGTCTGAGAAATAGTTCGTGTGTAGCGTATGCAAATATTGATATACGTAACGGAGGAAGTGGATGTCTGATATGGTTTAATAATCTGATAGATGTGAGGAAATTCTCTCAATGGGGACAAGATCTTTATGTTAGAATCCCTCCTTCAGAATTAG ATCAACTTGCAGAAGATGGCCACAGAACCAACAAGAATAAGATAGTAGGAATCACACTTGGTGTGATTATTTTTggattaattacatttttatccATATGGATTATGAAAAATCCAG GTGTTGCAAGAAAGGTTTGCAGCAAAATTTTCAATACTAAACAAAGAAAGGAAGACCTTGATTTAACAACGTTCGATTTGTCCGTCTTGGTTAAAGCCACCGAAAACTTTTCGAGCAATAACAAACTTGGAGAAGGTGGTTTTGGACCGGTATACAAG ggcACAATGATAGATGGGCAAGAGATAGCTGTGAAAAGGCTTTCAAAGAAGTCTGGACAAGGGTTGCAGGAATTCAAAAATGAAGCGGCGTTGATTGCCAAACTTCAACACCGTAATCTTGTCAAACTTCTTGGATGCTGCATTGAAGGAGGAGAAACAATGCTGATCTATGAATACATGCCCAACAAAAGCTTGGACTACTTTGTTTTTG ATGAAATTAAAAGGAAGTCACTAGATTGGATCAAGCGTTTCGACATTATCAATGGTATTGCTCGGGGACTTCTTTATCTTCACCGTGACTCTAGGCTGAGGATAGTCCATAGAGATCTAAAAGCTAGCAATATATTACTGGATGCAAATTTGGATCCAAAAATATCAGACTTTGGTTTGGCTCGAACATTTTTCGGAGAGCAAGTTGAGGAAAACACAAATAGGGTGGCCGGAACATA cGGTTACATGCCTCCAGAGTACGCTAGGAGTGGACATTTCTCAACGAAATCAGATGTCTTTAGTTATGGTGTGATAGTACTGGAGATTGTGTCCGGAAAGAAGAATAGAGATTTTTCAGACTCAGAATATTCCAACTATCTTCTTGGATAT GCATGGAGATTATGGACAGAAGAGAGGGCATTGGAACTATTGGATGAAAGTTTAGGGCAACAATGTACACCCTCAGAAGTCGTTCGATGCATACAAATTGCGTTATTATGTGTTCAACAAAGACCAGAAGATAGGCCAGAAATTTCATCTGTGGTTCTAATGCTGATCAATGGTGAAAAATTATTGCCAAAGCCAAAGGTTCCTGGATTTTACACCGAAAAAGATGTTACACCTGAGTTAGATTCTTCGCTTGCGAATCATGAACTATTTTCGACTAATGAATTATCCATCACAGAGATAGTTGCAAG gtttacACTTTGA
- the LOC11414476 gene encoding uncharacterized protein, with product MASISVVPWQPLLVQKKHILNSHFHTKKTSCSVIRNEKTSSFSYRSIANVPFYELPGASFDQYMDDRLRVLKAVFPEKGNSKQLNEEEWRVEMPSIQCFILKVQPKVDVRLRIKSNGEDYPSHVPHHISKILELHFTRWELQGLNSLYNDPYDFNLDVRGIIYPERKGKSSWLKNQMEMKINFTVSPTMTFVPEHILKDALELVFKTMWNQMKQEFHGNLLADYNSFKRYKSKKSPV from the exons aTGGCAAGCATTAGTGTGGTTCCTTGGCAACCCTTATTAGTACAAAAGAAGCATATACTTAATAGTCATTTTCATACAAAGAAAACATCATGTTCAGTGATTAGGAATGAAAAAACATCCTCATTCAGCTATAGAAGCATTGCAAATGTTCCTTTCTATGAGTTACCAGGG GCTTCATTTGATCAATATATGGATGATAGACTAAGAGTACTCAAAGCAGTGTTTCCTGAGAAAGGAAACTCTAAACAGCTCAATGAG GAAGAATGGAGAGTTGAAATGCCTTCTATACAATGCTTCATCTTGAAGGTTCAACCAAAAGTAGATGTAAGGTTAAGAATTAAGTCTAATGGAGAAGACTATCCATCTCACGTTCCTCATCACATTAGCAAAATTCTTGAGCTTCATTTT ACGAGGTGGGAGCTCCAAGGACTCAATAGCTTATACAATGATCCTTACGACTTCAACTTAGATGTAAGAGGTATTATATATCCAGAAAGGAAAGGAAAGAGTAGTTGGCTCAAGAATCAAATGGAGATGAAGATAAACTTTACTGTTTCACCAACAATGACTTTTGTTCCTGAACATATCTTAAAAGATGCATTAGAGTTG GTATTCAAAACGATGTGGAATCAAATGAAGCAAGAATTTCATGGTAATTTATTGGCAGATTATAATAGTTTCAAGAGATACAAATCCAAGAAAAGTCCAGTCTAA
- the LOC11412299 gene encoding uncharacterized protein At5g39570 isoform X2, translating to MSYFTRGGNGDESVDDFDEYDPTPYGGGYDIHLTYGRPIPPSDETCYPSGSSNNDFDYDRPQFESYAQPSAYGDEALATEYSSYVRPKPRPAPSSFHPESGDGGGGYGRKQGSGYGGQESEIGSGYGGRKQEGEYGSGYGGGGAQEGEYGSGYGGRKQESGYGSGYGGRKNEEESEGYGRKNEYESGESEYGSGRKKSGYGEEEGYGGGRSEYERKPSYGRSDEEEKPSYGRKTSYGRSDEEEKPSYGRSDEEEKPSYGRSEYERKPSYGRSDDEEKPSYGRTEYERKPSYGRSDDEEKPSYGRKTSYGRSDDEEKPSYGSERRGDDDEGYGRKKYGGNDGSDDDEGRKKHHHKSHHHKSYDDE from the exons ATGTCATACTTCACTCGTGGCGGAAACGGCGACGAAAGTGTCGATGATTTCGACGAATACGATCCAACACCATACGGTGGTGGATACGACATTCACCTTACCTACGGTAGACCAATTCCACCTTCCGATGAAACATGTTACCCATCAGGTTCATCAAACAATGATTTTGATTATGATCGTCCTCAATTTGAATCTTATGCTCAACCTTCTGCTTATGGTGATGAAGCTCTTGCTACTGAGTATAGTAGCTATGTGAGACCGAAACCTAGACCTGCACCTTCTAGTTTTCACCCTGAATctggtgatggtggtggtgggtaTGGGAGGAAACAAGGATCTGGGTATGGTGGTCAAGAATCTGAAATTGGATCTGGGTATGGTGGGAGGAAGCAAGAGGGTGAATATGGATCTGGGTATGGTGGTGGTGGGGCCCAGGAGGGTGAATATGGATCTGGG TATGGTGGAAGGAAGCAAGAATCTGGATATGGGTCTGGTTATGGTGGGAGAAAGAATGAGGAGGAGAGTGAGGGTTATGGGCGGAAGAATGAGTATGAGAGTGGTGAATCGGAGTATGGATCGGGGAGGAAGAAGAGTGGTTATGGGGAGGAAGAAGGGTATGGAGGAGGAAGGAGTGAGTATGAGAGGAAGCCTAGCTATGGAAGGAGTGATGAGGAGGAGAAGCCGAGCTATGGCAGGAAAACTAGCTATGGACGGAGTGATGAGGAGGAGAAGCCAAGCTATGGGAGGAGTGATGAGGAGGAGAAGCCAAGCTATGGGAGGAGTGAATATGAGAGGAAACCTAGCTATGGAAGGAGTGATGATGAGGAGAAGCCGAGCTATGGGAGGACTGAGTATGAGAGGAAACCTAGCTATGGAAGGAGTGATGACGAGGAGAAGCCAAGCTATGGGAGGAAAACTAGCTATGGAAGGAGTGATGATGAGGAGAAACCGAGCTATGGTTCTGAGAGgcgtggtgatgatgatgagggaTATGGTCGTAAGAAATAT GGAGGAAATGATGGCTCCGATGATGATGAGGGGAGGAAGAAGCATCACCACAAGAGTCACCATCACAAGAGTTATGATGACGAGTAA
- the LOC11407683 gene encoding G-type lectin S-receptor-like serine/threonine-protein kinase At4g27290 isoform X2, which translates to MKMLLFIWFLIFSYTIRASTSLDTLAVGESIQDGKTLVSSNGIIEVGFFSPQNSTRRLRYLGIWYRNVSPLTVVWVANKEKPLQHSSGVLTLNEKGILMLLNDVNSTIWSSNASSIAWNSTTPIAQLLDTGNLVVKNRHETEKDVFLWQSFDYPGDTLMPGMKLGWDLETGLERFITSWKSVDDPAKGEFTTRVDLRGYPQVIMFNGSDIIFRSGPWNGHSLAGSPGPNSVLSQFFVFNEKQVYYEYQLLDRSIFSVLKLMPYGPQNLFWTSQSSIRQVLSTSLDECQIYAFCGANSVCTIDGNNHSNCECMKGYAPKFPEEWNLAFWSNGCIQKKNSSYIDGFLKYTLMKVPDTSSSWFSKTLNLEECRKWCLRNSSCVAYANIDIRNGGSGCLIWFNNLIDVRKFSQWGQDLYVRIPPSELDQLAEDGHRTNKNKIVGITLGVIIFGLITFLSIWIMKNPGVARKVCSKIFNTKQRKEDLDLTTFDLSVLVKATENFSSNNKLGEGGFGPVYKGTMIDGQEIAVKRLSKKSGQGLQEFKNEAALIAKLQHRNLVKLLGCCIEGGETMLIYEYMPNKSLDYFVFDEIKRKSLDWIKRFDIINGIARGLLYLHRDSRLRIVHRDLKASNILLDANLDPKISDFGLARTFFGEQVEENTNRVAGTYGYMPPEYARSGHFSTKSDVFSYGVIVLEIVSGKKNRDFSDSEYSNYLLGYAWRLWTEERALELLDESLGQQCTPSEVVRCIQIALLCVQQRPEDRPEISSVVLMLINGEKLLPKPKVPGFYTEKDVTPELDSSLANHELFSTNELSITEIVAR; encoded by the exons ATgaaaatgttattatttatttggttcTTAATATTTTCCTATACTATAAGAGCTTCCACTTCACTAGACACTTTAGCAGTGGGTGAATCTATCCAAGATGGTAAGACTTTAGTTTCATCAAATGGAATTATTGAAGTGGGTTTCTTTAGCCCTCAAAATTCAACAAGAAGATTAAGATACTTAGGTATATGGTATAGGAATGTGTCCCCTTTAACAGTTGTATGGGTAGCCAACAAAGAAAAACCTCTACAACATAGCTCAGGAGTTTTGACACTCAATGAAAAGGGAATTCTAATGCTTCTCAATGATGTAAATAGCACTATTTGGTCTTCTAATGCATCAAGCATAGCATGGAATAGTACTACTCCAATTGCTCAGCTCTTGGATACTGGAAATCTTGTAGTGAAAAATAGACATGAAACTGAGAAAGATGTGTTTTTGTGGCAGAGTTTTGATTATCCCGGTGATACGTTGATGCCAG GAATGAAGCTTGGATGGGACTTAGAAACTGGTCTAGAAAGATTTATAACATCTTGGAAAAGTGTTGATGATCCTGCTAAGGGAGAATTTACTACAAGAGTTGATCTTAGAGGATATCCACAAGTAATTATGTTCAATGGATCTGATATAATATTTAGATCAGGGCCATGGAATGGTCATTCTTTGGCTGGATCACCAGGTCCAAATTCTGTATTGTCACAATTTTTTGTGTTCAATGAAAAACAAGTGTACTATGAATACCAACTTCTTGACAGATCAATATTCAGTGTACTTAAATTAATGCCTTATGGACCTCAGAATTTGTTTTGGACAAGTCAATCAAGCATAAGACAAGTTTTGTCAACAAGCTTAGATGAATGTCAAATATATGCATTTTGTGGTGCAAATTCTGTATGTACTATTGATGGTAATAACCATTCAAATTGTGAATGCATGAAAGGATATGCTCCTAAGTTTCCTGAAGAATGGAATCTAGCATTTTGGTCGAATGGTTGTATACAAAAGAAGAATTCAAGTTACATAGATGGTTTCTTGAAATACACACTCATGAAAGTGCCAGACACGTCTTCGTCATGGTTTAGTAAGACGTTGAATCTTGAGGAATGCCGGAAGTGGTGTCTGAGAAATAGTTCGTGTGTAGCGTATGCAAATATTGATATACGTAACGGAGGAAGTGGATGTCTGATATGGTTTAATAATCTGATAGATGTGAGGAAATTCTCTCAATGGGGACAAGATCTTTATGTTAGAATCCCTCCTTCAGAATTAG ATCAACTTGCAGAAGATGGCCACAGAACCAACAAGAATAAGATAGTAGGAATCACACTTGGTGTGATTATTTTTggattaattacatttttatccATATGGATTATGAAAAATCCAG GTGTTGCAAGAAAGGTTTGCAGCAAAATTTTCAATACTAAACAAAGAAAGGAAGACCTTGATTTAACAACGTTCGATTTGTCCGTCTTGGTTAAAGCCACCGAAAACTTTTCGAGCAATAACAAACTTGGAGAAGGTGGTTTTGGACCGGTATACAAG ggcACAATGATAGATGGGCAAGAGATAGCTGTGAAAAGGCTTTCAAAGAAGTCTGGACAAGGGTTGCAGGAATTCAAAAATGAAGCGGCGTTGATTGCCAAACTTCAACACCGTAATCTTGTCAAACTTCTTGGATGCTGCATTGAAGGAGGAGAAACAATGCTGATCTATGAATACATGCCCAACAAAAGCTTGGACTACTTTGTTTTTG ATGAAATTAAAAGGAAGTCACTAGATTGGATCAAGCGTTTCGACATTATCAATGGTATTGCTCGGGGACTTCTTTATCTTCACCGTGACTCTAGGCTGAGGATAGTCCATAGAGATCTAAAAGCTAGCAATATATTACTGGATGCAAATTTGGATCCAAAAATATCAGACTTTGGTTTGGCTCGAACATTTTTCGGAGAGCAAGTTGAGGAAAACACAAATAGGGTGGCCGGAACATA cGGTTACATGCCTCCAGAGTACGCTAGGAGTGGACATTTCTCAACGAAATCAGATGTCTTTAGTTATGGTGTGATAGTACTGGAGATTGTGTCCGGAAAGAAGAATAGAGATTTTTCAGACTCAGAATATTCCAACTATCTTCTTGGATAT GCATGGAGATTATGGACAGAAGAGAGGGCATTGGAACTATTGGATGAAAGTTTAGGGCAACAATGTACACCCTCAGAAGTCGTTCGATGCATACAAATTGCGTTATTATGTGTTCAACAAAGACCAGAAGATAGGCCAGAAATTTCATCTGTGGTTCTAATGCTGATCAATGGTGAAAAATTATTGCCAAAGCCAAAGGTTCCTGGATTTTACACCGAAAAAGATGTTACACCTGAGTTAGATTCTTCGCTTGCGAATCATGAACTATTTTCGACTAATGAATTATCCATCACAGAGATAGTTGCAAGGTAG
- the LOC11412299 gene encoding uncharacterized protein At5g39570 isoform X1, with product MSYFTRGGNGDESVDDFDEYDPTPYGGGYDIHLTYGRPIPPSDETCYPSGSSNNDFDYDRPQFESYAQPSAYGDEALATEYSSYVRPKPRPAPSSFHPESGDGGGGYGRKQGSGYGGQESEIGSGYGGRKQEGEYGSGYGGGGAQEGEYGSGYGRKNEESEYGSGYGGRKQESGYGSGYGGAQESEYGRKNEESGYGSGYGGRKQESGYGSGYGGRKNEEESEGYGRKNEYESGESEYGSGRKKSGYGEEEGYGGGRSEYERKPSYGRSDEEEKPSYGRKTSYGRSDEEEKPSYGRSDEEEKPSYGRSEYERKPSYGRSDDEEKPSYGRTEYERKPSYGRSDDEEKPSYGRKTSYGRSDDEEKPSYGSERRGDDDEGYGRKKYGGNDGSDDDEGRKKHHHKSHHHKSYDDE from the exons ATGTCATACTTCACTCGTGGCGGAAACGGCGACGAAAGTGTCGATGATTTCGACGAATACGATCCAACACCATACGGTGGTGGATACGACATTCACCTTACCTACGGTAGACCAATTCCACCTTCCGATGAAACATGTTACCCATCAGGTTCATCAAACAATGATTTTGATTATGATCGTCCTCAATTTGAATCTTATGCTCAACCTTCTGCTTATGGTGATGAAGCTCTTGCTACTGAGTATAGTAGCTATGTGAGACCGAAACCTAGACCTGCACCTTCTAGTTTTCACCCTGAATctggtgatggtggtggtgggtaTGGGAGGAAACAAGGATCTGGGTATGGTGGTCAAGAATCTGAAATTGGATCTGGGTATGGTGGGAGGAAGCAAGAGGGTGAATATGGATCTGGGTATGGTGGTGGTGGGGCCCAGGAGGGTGAATATGGATCTGGGTATGGGAGAAAGAATGAGGAAAGTGAATATGGGTCTGGTTATGGTGGGAGGAAGCAAGAATCTGGATATGGGTCAGGATATGGTGGGGCCCAGGAGTCTGAATATGGTAGAAAGAATGAGGAAAGTGGTTATGGGTCTGGTTATGGTGGAAGGAAGCAAGAATCTGGATATGGGTCTGGTTATGGTGGGAGAAAGAATGAGGAGGAGAGTGAGGGTTATGGGCGGAAGAATGAGTATGAGAGTGGTGAATCGGAGTATGGATCGGGGAGGAAGAAGAGTGGTTATGGGGAGGAAGAAGGGTATGGAGGAGGAAGGAGTGAGTATGAGAGGAAGCCTAGCTATGGAAGGAGTGATGAGGAGGAGAAGCCGAGCTATGGCAGGAAAACTAGCTATGGACGGAGTGATGAGGAGGAGAAGCCAAGCTATGGGAGGAGTGATGAGGAGGAGAAGCCAAGCTATGGGAGGAGTGAATATGAGAGGAAACCTAGCTATGGAAGGAGTGATGATGAGGAGAAGCCGAGCTATGGGAGGACTGAGTATGAGAGGAAACCTAGCTATGGAAGGAGTGATGACGAGGAGAAGCCAAGCTATGGGAGGAAAACTAGCTATGGAAGGAGTGATGATGAGGAGAAACCGAGCTATGGTTCTGAGAGgcgtggtgatgatgatgagggaTATGGTCGTAAGAAATAT GGAGGAAATGATGGCTCCGATGATGATGAGGGGAGGAAGAAGCATCACCACAAGAGTCACCATCACAAGAGTTATGATGACGAGTAA